The Antedon mediterranea chromosome 7, ecAntMedi1.1, whole genome shotgun sequence genome has a segment encoding these proteins:
- the LOC140054573 gene encoding uncharacterized protein isoform X2 has product MSSEDEEIPETGAVFTFGKSRFDENVPSKFWIRNERVAHVSCGDDHTAFITESGKLYTFGANEWGQLGHGHTKSTNKPGKVKALKHETIVLLTSGRSHTLVCTQSGQVFAFGAGGEGQLGIEKSSSGLESPAKITNLPEQKYKLLSAGTDHSAALTADGCLYMWGGSSEGQLGFGNFDEVPIPKELSFDTKVKQVSCGYYHTSIVTEDGKLYTFGENENGKLGLTDDKLSRTNAPQHVDTIKGRVKYASCGNNHTAAITEDGSLYTFGDGSNGQLGLGPSLLQVDKPEKVTRLGNAKCKFVSCGESHTAIITEKGSMLTFGDGRHGKLGQGDESYCNLFKPTKVDRFHGFDVQNVSCGGCHMVILAVKRGISNGHMSTESESEETMDPLKLSSHLRPGLGKSLASSAGDVTDLGASLNSSLNGTARGRRRDKEVSPLPPLARTLPPLGSSKKSYLQSLNDKNSSHNATLNSLDHARIQNIKTEGEDEVDFASKPVSCNSEDPLGTTHFSKSGSRKDMKPMFSAMHKVKRKDQGEDEHDSARSNNKSKRKSALDSSSEEDEKETENRKPVPAPRIQEKPKKIPSEEEEEDEEDGEEDDDSEEEDDSEEEDSDDDEEEEKAKVNKQPVKMQQSPAVKPRTIPPIKSTHEKSKTNGNVPKPAPRPLRKPQPKEESEEDESEEEEDEEEDDDDEEDDDEESDEDEGKITKNKPAVQADSKKNGKQTGKMIKKDEEEDDEVEEDDEEDDDEDEEDDEEDEDDDEDEEEDTKSKGKQVKKKDTEEENTDPPAKSWQFWKKKGKETEAESKKKEESKKKQEEEAKQKKIQEEKEKKKKEAEKSKKKNAAKKDDDDDEENEDDVEEEPKDGKKTKESPGNQQKSKACVIL; this is encoded by the exons AGTCTGGTAAATTATATACTTTTGGTGCCAATGAATGGGGACAGCTAGGACATGGTCATACGAAATCTACAAACAAACCGGGAAAGGTTAAAG CACTAAAGCATGAGACCATTGTTCTGTTGACCAGTGGCAGGTCACATACGCTTGTATGTACACAATCCGGTCAGGTGTTTGCGTTCGGTGCTGGTGGAGAAGGTCAACTTGGGATTGAGAAATCGTCATCTGGTTTGGAATCACCCGCAAAGATTACAAACCTACCTGagcaaaaatataaactatTGTCTGCTGGTACTGACCATTCAGCAGCCTTAACTG CTGATGGCTGCTTATATATGTGGGGTGGTAGCAGCGAAGGGCAGCTTGGCTTTGGGAATTTTGATGAGGTGCCAATCCCGAAAGAATTGTCATTCGATACAAAGGTGAAACAAGTATCATGCGGTTACTACCACACATCAATCGTAACAG AGGATGGCAAATTATATACGTTTGGAGAAAATGAAAATGGGAAACTAGGTCTGACAGATGATAAACTAAGTCGTACAAATGCTCCTCAGCATGTAGACACTATAAAAGGTCGCGTTAAGTACGCATCATGTGGTAACAACCATACGGCAGCAATCACag AGGATGGTAGTCTATACACCTTTGGTGATGGTAGTAATGGTCAGCTAGGACTTGGACCATCACTACTACAAGTAGACAAACCTGAGAAGGTGACCAGGCTAGGCAATGCCAAGTGCAAGTTTGTATCGTGTGGAGAAAGTCATACAGCCATTATAACAG AAAAGGGTAGTATGCTAACGTTCGGAGATGGACGACACGGTAAACTAGGTCAAGGAGATGAAAGCTATTGCAATTTATTTAAACCAACTAAAGTTGATAGATTTCATGGCTTTGATGTACAAAAT GTATCTTGTGGTGGATGTCACATGGTGATTCTTGCAGTGAAGCGAGGTATATCAAATGGTCACATGTCAACAGAATCAGAATCGGAAGAAACGATGGATCCACTCAAACTATCAAGTCACCTACGACCTGGTTTAGGAAAGTCACTGGCATCATCAGCTGGTGATGTCACAGATCTCGGAGCTTCGTTAAATTCGTCGTTGAATGGAACAGCTCGTGGAAGGAGAAGAGATAAAGAG GTTTCTCCTCTTCCTCCATTGGCTCGAACATTACCCCCTTTAGGCTCATCTAAAAAATCTTACCTTCAGTCTCTGAATGATAAAAACAGTTCACATAATGCAACTTTAAATTCACTGGACCATGCAAGGATACAAAATATAAAGACAGAAG GCGAAGATGAAGTTGATTTTGCCTCAAAACCGGTTTCATGTAATAGTGAAGATCCTTTAGGAACA acacatttttcaaaaagtgGATCAAGAAAAGATATGAAGCCAATGTTCTCAGCAATgcataaagtaaaaagaaaagaTCAG GGAGAAGATGAACATGATAGTGCACGGTCAAACAACAAG TCCAAAAGAAAGTCTGCCCTTGATAGTTCATCGGAGGAAGATGAAAAAGAAACTGAG AATCGCAAACCGGTACCAGCTCCACGTATTCAAGAAAAACCAAAGAAGATTCCAAGtgaagaggaggaggaggatGAAGAGGACGGTGAAGAGGATGATGACAGTGAAGAAGAAGATGACAGTGAAGAAGAAGacagtgatgatgatgaggaagaGGAAAAAG CTAAAGTGAACAAACAACCAGTTAAAATGCAACAAAGTCCAGCGGTAAAACCGCGAACAATTCCACCTATAAAGAGTACTCATGAAAAGTCAAAGACAAATGGAAATGTACCAAAGCCGGCTCCAAGACCATTAAGGAAACCACAACCAAAAGAAGAGAGCGAGGAGGACGAGAGCGAGGAGGAGGAAGAtgaagaagaagatgatgatgatgaagaggatgatgatgaggaaAGTGACGAAGATGAAGGCAAAATCACTAAAAATAAACCAGCAGTACAAGCTGATTCAAAGAAAAATGGAAAACAAACAGGGAAAATGATCAAGAAAGATGAAGAAGAGGATGATGAAGTTGAAGAggatgatgaagaagatgatgatgaagatgaagaggatgatgaagaagatgaggatgatgatgaggatgaagAAGAAG atacaaaatcaaAAGGAAAACAAGTCAAGAAAAAAGATACTGAGGAGGAAAATACAGATCCACCAGCtaag tcTTGGCAATTCTGGAAAAAGAAAGGAAAAGAAACAGAAGCGGAGAgtaaaaagaaagaagaaagtaaaaaaaaacaggaagaAGAAgctaaacaaaagaaaattcaAGAAGAAAaggagaaaaagaaaaaagaggCAGAAAAGagtaagaaaaaaaatgcaGCCAAAaaagatgatgacgatgatgaagaGAATGAGGATGATGTTGAAGAAGAACCGAAGGATGGAAAGAAAACGAAAGAATCACCTGGAAACCAGCAAAAGTCAAAGGCATgtgttatattataa
- the LOC140054573 gene encoding uncharacterized protein isoform X3, whose protein sequence is MSSEDEEIPETGAVFTFGKSRFDENVPSKFWIRNERVAHVSCGDDHTAFITESGKLYTFGANEWGQLGHGHTKSTNKPGKVKALKHETIVLLTSGRSHTLVCTQSGQVFAFGAGGEGQLGIEKSSSGLESPAKITNLPEQKYKLLSAGTDHSAALTADGCLYMWGGSSEGQLGFGNFDEVPIPKELSFDTKVKQVSCGYYHTSIVTEDGKLYTFGENENGKLGLTDDKLSRTNAPQHVDTIKGRVKYASCGNNHTAAITEDGSLYTFGDGSNGQLGLGPSLLQVDKPEKVTRLGNAKCKFVSCGESHTAIITEKGSMLTFGDGRHGKLGQGDESYCNLFKPTKVDRFHGFDVQNVSCGGCHMVILAVKRGISNGHMSTESESEETMDPLKLSSHLRPGLGKSLASSAGDVTDLGASLNSSLNGTARGRRRDKEVSPLPPLARTLPPLGSSKKSYLQSLNDKNSSHNATLNSLDHARIQNIKTEGEDEVDFASKPVSCNSEDPLGTTHFSKSGSRKDMKPMFSAMHKVKRKDQGEDEHDSARSNNKSKRKSALDSSSEEDEKETENRKPVPAPRIQEKPKKIPSEEEEEDEEDGEEDDDSEEEDDSEEEDSDDDEEEEKAAKVNKQPVKMQQSPAVKPRTIPPIKSTHEKSKTNGNVPKPAPRPLRKPQPKEESEEDESEEEEDEEEDDDDEEDDDEESDEDEGKITKNKPAVQADSKKNGKQTGKMIKKDEEEDDEVEEDDEEDDDEDEEDDEEDEDDDEDEEDTKSKGKQVKKKDTEEENTDPPAKSWQFWKKKGKETEAESKKKEESKKKQEEEAKQKKIQEEKEKKKKEAEKSKKKNAAKKDDDDDEENEDDVEEEPKDGKKTKESPGNQQKSKACVIL, encoded by the exons AGTCTGGTAAATTATATACTTTTGGTGCCAATGAATGGGGACAGCTAGGACATGGTCATACGAAATCTACAAACAAACCGGGAAAGGTTAAAG CACTAAAGCATGAGACCATTGTTCTGTTGACCAGTGGCAGGTCACATACGCTTGTATGTACACAATCCGGTCAGGTGTTTGCGTTCGGTGCTGGTGGAGAAGGTCAACTTGGGATTGAGAAATCGTCATCTGGTTTGGAATCACCCGCAAAGATTACAAACCTACCTGagcaaaaatataaactatTGTCTGCTGGTACTGACCATTCAGCAGCCTTAACTG CTGATGGCTGCTTATATATGTGGGGTGGTAGCAGCGAAGGGCAGCTTGGCTTTGGGAATTTTGATGAGGTGCCAATCCCGAAAGAATTGTCATTCGATACAAAGGTGAAACAAGTATCATGCGGTTACTACCACACATCAATCGTAACAG AGGATGGCAAATTATATACGTTTGGAGAAAATGAAAATGGGAAACTAGGTCTGACAGATGATAAACTAAGTCGTACAAATGCTCCTCAGCATGTAGACACTATAAAAGGTCGCGTTAAGTACGCATCATGTGGTAACAACCATACGGCAGCAATCACag AGGATGGTAGTCTATACACCTTTGGTGATGGTAGTAATGGTCAGCTAGGACTTGGACCATCACTACTACAAGTAGACAAACCTGAGAAGGTGACCAGGCTAGGCAATGCCAAGTGCAAGTTTGTATCGTGTGGAGAAAGTCATACAGCCATTATAACAG AAAAGGGTAGTATGCTAACGTTCGGAGATGGACGACACGGTAAACTAGGTCAAGGAGATGAAAGCTATTGCAATTTATTTAAACCAACTAAAGTTGATAGATTTCATGGCTTTGATGTACAAAAT GTATCTTGTGGTGGATGTCACATGGTGATTCTTGCAGTGAAGCGAGGTATATCAAATGGTCACATGTCAACAGAATCAGAATCGGAAGAAACGATGGATCCACTCAAACTATCAAGTCACCTACGACCTGGTTTAGGAAAGTCACTGGCATCATCAGCTGGTGATGTCACAGATCTCGGAGCTTCGTTAAATTCGTCGTTGAATGGAACAGCTCGTGGAAGGAGAAGAGATAAAGAG GTTTCTCCTCTTCCTCCATTGGCTCGAACATTACCCCCTTTAGGCTCATCTAAAAAATCTTACCTTCAGTCTCTGAATGATAAAAACAGTTCACATAATGCAACTTTAAATTCACTGGACCATGCAAGGATACAAAATATAAAGACAGAAG GCGAAGATGAAGTTGATTTTGCCTCAAAACCGGTTTCATGTAATAGTGAAGATCCTTTAGGAACA acacatttttcaaaaagtgGATCAAGAAAAGATATGAAGCCAATGTTCTCAGCAATgcataaagtaaaaagaaaagaTCAG GGAGAAGATGAACATGATAGTGCACGGTCAAACAACAAG TCCAAAAGAAAGTCTGCCCTTGATAGTTCATCGGAGGAAGATGAAAAAGAAACTGAG AATCGCAAACCGGTACCAGCTCCACGTATTCAAGAAAAACCAAAGAAGATTCCAAGtgaagaggaggaggaggatGAAGAGGACGGTGAAGAGGATGATGACAGTGAAGAAGAAGATGACAGTGAAGAAGAAGacagtgatgatgatgaggaagaGGAAAAAG caGCTAAAGTGAACAAACAACCAGTTAAAATGCAACAAAGTCCAGCGGTAAAACCGCGAACAATTCCACCTATAAAGAGTACTCATGAAAAGTCAAAGACAAATGGAAATGTACCAAAGCCGGCTCCAAGACCATTAAGGAAACCACAACCAAAAGAAGAGAGCGAGGAGGACGAGAGCGAGGAGGAGGAAGAtgaagaagaagatgatgatgatgaagaggatgatgatgaggaaAGTGACGAAGATGAAGGCAAAATCACTAAAAATAAACCAGCAGTACAAGCTGATTCAAAGAAAAATGGAAAACAAACAGGGAAAATGATCAAGAAAGATGAAGAAGAGGATGATGAAGTTGAAGAggatgatgaagaagatgatgatgaagatgaagaggatgatgaagaagatgaggatgatgatgaggatgaagA agatacaaaatcaaAAGGAAAACAAGTCAAGAAAAAAGATACTGAGGAGGAAAATACAGATCCACCAGCtaag tcTTGGCAATTCTGGAAAAAGAAAGGAAAAGAAACAGAAGCGGAGAgtaaaaagaaagaagaaagtaaaaaaaaacaggaagaAGAAgctaaacaaaagaaaattcaAGAAGAAAaggagaaaaagaaaaaagaggCAGAAAAGagtaagaaaaaaaatgcaGCCAAAaaagatgatgacgatgatgaagaGAATGAGGATGATGTTGAAGAAGAACCGAAGGATGGAAAGAAAACGAAAGAATCACCTGGAAACCAGCAAAAGTCAAAGGCATgtgttatattataa
- the LOC140054573 gene encoding uncharacterized protein isoform X4 gives MSSEDEEIPETGAVFTFGKSRFDENVPSKFWIRNERVAHVSCGDDHTAFITESGKLYTFGANEWGQLGHGHTKSTNKPGKVKALKHETIVLLTSGRSHTLVCTQSGQVFAFGAGGEGQLGIEKSSSGLESPAKITNLPEQKYKLLSAGTDHSAALTADGCLYMWGGSSEGQLGFGNFDEVPIPKELSFDTKVKQVSCGYYHTSIVTEDGKLYTFGENENGKLGLTDDKLSRTNAPQHVDTIKGRVKYASCGNNHTAAITEDGSLYTFGDGSNGQLGLGPSLLQVDKPEKVTRLGNAKCKFVSCGESHTAIITEKGSMLTFGDGRHGKLGQGDESYCNLFKPTKVDRFHGFDVQNVSCGGCHMVILAVKRGISNGHMSTESESEETMDPLKLSSHLRPGLGKSLASSAGDVTDLGASLNSSLNGTARGRRRDKEVSPLPPLARTLPPLGSSKKSYLQSLNDKNSSHNATLNSLDHARIQNIKTEGEDEVDFASKPVSCNSEDPLGTTHFSKSGSRKDMKPMFSAMHKVKRKDQGEDEHDSARSNNKSKRKSALDSSSEEDEKETENRKPVPAPRIQEKPKKIPSEEEEEDEEDGEEDDDSEEEDDSEEEDSDDDEEEEKAAKVNKQPVKMQQSPAVKPRTIPPIKSTHEKSKTNGNVPKPAPRPLRKPQPKEESEEDESEEEEDEEEDDDDEEDDDEESDEDEGKITKNKPAVQADSKKNGKQTGKMIKKDEEEDDEDEEDDEEDEDDDEDEEEDTKSKGKQVKKKDTEEENTDPPAKSWQFWKKKGKETEAESKKKEESKKKQEEEAKQKKIQEEKEKKKKEAEKSKKKNAAKKDDDDDEENEDDVEEEPKDGKKTKESPGNQQKSKACVIL, from the exons AGTCTGGTAAATTATATACTTTTGGTGCCAATGAATGGGGACAGCTAGGACATGGTCATACGAAATCTACAAACAAACCGGGAAAGGTTAAAG CACTAAAGCATGAGACCATTGTTCTGTTGACCAGTGGCAGGTCACATACGCTTGTATGTACACAATCCGGTCAGGTGTTTGCGTTCGGTGCTGGTGGAGAAGGTCAACTTGGGATTGAGAAATCGTCATCTGGTTTGGAATCACCCGCAAAGATTACAAACCTACCTGagcaaaaatataaactatTGTCTGCTGGTACTGACCATTCAGCAGCCTTAACTG CTGATGGCTGCTTATATATGTGGGGTGGTAGCAGCGAAGGGCAGCTTGGCTTTGGGAATTTTGATGAGGTGCCAATCCCGAAAGAATTGTCATTCGATACAAAGGTGAAACAAGTATCATGCGGTTACTACCACACATCAATCGTAACAG AGGATGGCAAATTATATACGTTTGGAGAAAATGAAAATGGGAAACTAGGTCTGACAGATGATAAACTAAGTCGTACAAATGCTCCTCAGCATGTAGACACTATAAAAGGTCGCGTTAAGTACGCATCATGTGGTAACAACCATACGGCAGCAATCACag AGGATGGTAGTCTATACACCTTTGGTGATGGTAGTAATGGTCAGCTAGGACTTGGACCATCACTACTACAAGTAGACAAACCTGAGAAGGTGACCAGGCTAGGCAATGCCAAGTGCAAGTTTGTATCGTGTGGAGAAAGTCATACAGCCATTATAACAG AAAAGGGTAGTATGCTAACGTTCGGAGATGGACGACACGGTAAACTAGGTCAAGGAGATGAAAGCTATTGCAATTTATTTAAACCAACTAAAGTTGATAGATTTCATGGCTTTGATGTACAAAAT GTATCTTGTGGTGGATGTCACATGGTGATTCTTGCAGTGAAGCGAGGTATATCAAATGGTCACATGTCAACAGAATCAGAATCGGAAGAAACGATGGATCCACTCAAACTATCAAGTCACCTACGACCTGGTTTAGGAAAGTCACTGGCATCATCAGCTGGTGATGTCACAGATCTCGGAGCTTCGTTAAATTCGTCGTTGAATGGAACAGCTCGTGGAAGGAGAAGAGATAAAGAG GTTTCTCCTCTTCCTCCATTGGCTCGAACATTACCCCCTTTAGGCTCATCTAAAAAATCTTACCTTCAGTCTCTGAATGATAAAAACAGTTCACATAATGCAACTTTAAATTCACTGGACCATGCAAGGATACAAAATATAAAGACAGAAG GCGAAGATGAAGTTGATTTTGCCTCAAAACCGGTTTCATGTAATAGTGAAGATCCTTTAGGAACA acacatttttcaaaaagtgGATCAAGAAAAGATATGAAGCCAATGTTCTCAGCAATgcataaagtaaaaagaaaagaTCAG GGAGAAGATGAACATGATAGTGCACGGTCAAACAACAAG TCCAAAAGAAAGTCTGCCCTTGATAGTTCATCGGAGGAAGATGAAAAAGAAACTGAG AATCGCAAACCGGTACCAGCTCCACGTATTCAAGAAAAACCAAAGAAGATTCCAAGtgaagaggaggaggaggatGAAGAGGACGGTGAAGAGGATGATGACAGTGAAGAAGAAGATGACAGTGAAGAAGAAGacagtgatgatgatgaggaagaGGAAAAAG caGCTAAAGTGAACAAACAACCAGTTAAAATGCAACAAAGTCCAGCGGTAAAACCGCGAACAATTCCACCTATAAAGAGTACTCATGAAAAGTCAAAGACAAATGGAAATGTACCAAAGCCGGCTCCAAGACCATTAAGGAAACCACAACCAAAAGAAGAGAGCGAGGAGGACGAGAGCGAGGAGGAGGAAGAtgaagaagaagatgatgatgatgaagaggatgatgatgaggaaAGTGACGAAGATGAAGGCAAAATCACTAAAAATAAACCAGCAGTACAAGCTGATTCAAAGAAAAATGGAAAACAAACAGGGAAAATGATCAAGAAAGATGAAGAAGAG gatgatgaagatgaagaggatgatgaagaagatgaggatgatgatgaggatgaagAAGAAG atacaaaatcaaAAGGAAAACAAGTCAAGAAAAAAGATACTGAGGAGGAAAATACAGATCCACCAGCtaag tcTTGGCAATTCTGGAAAAAGAAAGGAAAAGAAACAGAAGCGGAGAgtaaaaagaaagaagaaagtaaaaaaaaacaggaagaAGAAgctaaacaaaagaaaattcaAGAAGAAAaggagaaaaagaaaaaagaggCAGAAAAGagtaagaaaaaaaatgcaGCCAAAaaagatgatgacgatgatgaagaGAATGAGGATGATGTTGAAGAAGAACCGAAGGATGGAAAGAAAACGAAAGAATCACCTGGAAACCAGCAAAAGTCAAAGGCATgtgttatattataa
- the LOC140054573 gene encoding uncharacterized protein isoform X1, with protein MSSEDEEIPETGAVFTFGKSRFDENVPSKFWIRNERVAHVSCGDDHTAFITESGKLYTFGANEWGQLGHGHTKSTNKPGKVKALKHETIVLLTSGRSHTLVCTQSGQVFAFGAGGEGQLGIEKSSSGLESPAKITNLPEQKYKLLSAGTDHSAALTADGCLYMWGGSSEGQLGFGNFDEVPIPKELSFDTKVKQVSCGYYHTSIVTEDGKLYTFGENENGKLGLTDDKLSRTNAPQHVDTIKGRVKYASCGNNHTAAITEDGSLYTFGDGSNGQLGLGPSLLQVDKPEKVTRLGNAKCKFVSCGESHTAIITEKGSMLTFGDGRHGKLGQGDESYCNLFKPTKVDRFHGFDVQNVSCGGCHMVILAVKRGISNGHMSTESESEETMDPLKLSSHLRPGLGKSLASSAGDVTDLGASLNSSLNGTARGRRRDKEVSPLPPLARTLPPLGSSKKSYLQSLNDKNSSHNATLNSLDHARIQNIKTEGEDEVDFASKPVSCNSEDPLGTTHFSKSGSRKDMKPMFSAMHKVKRKDQGEDEHDSARSNNKSKRKSALDSSSEEDEKETENRKPVPAPRIQEKPKKIPSEEEEEDEEDGEEDDDSEEEDDSEEEDSDDDEEEEKAAKVNKQPVKMQQSPAVKPRTIPPIKSTHEKSKTNGNVPKPAPRPLRKPQPKEESEEDESEEEEDEEEDDDDEEDDDEESDEDEGKITKNKPAVQADSKKNGKQTGKMIKKDEEEDDEVEEDDEEDDDEDEEDDEEDEDDDEDEEEDTKSKGKQVKKKDTEEENTDPPAKSWQFWKKKGKETEAESKKKEESKKKQEEEAKQKKIQEEKEKKKKEAEKSKKKNAAKKDDDDDEENEDDVEEEPKDGKKTKESPGNQQKSKACVIL; from the exons AGTCTGGTAAATTATATACTTTTGGTGCCAATGAATGGGGACAGCTAGGACATGGTCATACGAAATCTACAAACAAACCGGGAAAGGTTAAAG CACTAAAGCATGAGACCATTGTTCTGTTGACCAGTGGCAGGTCACATACGCTTGTATGTACACAATCCGGTCAGGTGTTTGCGTTCGGTGCTGGTGGAGAAGGTCAACTTGGGATTGAGAAATCGTCATCTGGTTTGGAATCACCCGCAAAGATTACAAACCTACCTGagcaaaaatataaactatTGTCTGCTGGTACTGACCATTCAGCAGCCTTAACTG CTGATGGCTGCTTATATATGTGGGGTGGTAGCAGCGAAGGGCAGCTTGGCTTTGGGAATTTTGATGAGGTGCCAATCCCGAAAGAATTGTCATTCGATACAAAGGTGAAACAAGTATCATGCGGTTACTACCACACATCAATCGTAACAG AGGATGGCAAATTATATACGTTTGGAGAAAATGAAAATGGGAAACTAGGTCTGACAGATGATAAACTAAGTCGTACAAATGCTCCTCAGCATGTAGACACTATAAAAGGTCGCGTTAAGTACGCATCATGTGGTAACAACCATACGGCAGCAATCACag AGGATGGTAGTCTATACACCTTTGGTGATGGTAGTAATGGTCAGCTAGGACTTGGACCATCACTACTACAAGTAGACAAACCTGAGAAGGTGACCAGGCTAGGCAATGCCAAGTGCAAGTTTGTATCGTGTGGAGAAAGTCATACAGCCATTATAACAG AAAAGGGTAGTATGCTAACGTTCGGAGATGGACGACACGGTAAACTAGGTCAAGGAGATGAAAGCTATTGCAATTTATTTAAACCAACTAAAGTTGATAGATTTCATGGCTTTGATGTACAAAAT GTATCTTGTGGTGGATGTCACATGGTGATTCTTGCAGTGAAGCGAGGTATATCAAATGGTCACATGTCAACAGAATCAGAATCGGAAGAAACGATGGATCCACTCAAACTATCAAGTCACCTACGACCTGGTTTAGGAAAGTCACTGGCATCATCAGCTGGTGATGTCACAGATCTCGGAGCTTCGTTAAATTCGTCGTTGAATGGAACAGCTCGTGGAAGGAGAAGAGATAAAGAG GTTTCTCCTCTTCCTCCATTGGCTCGAACATTACCCCCTTTAGGCTCATCTAAAAAATCTTACCTTCAGTCTCTGAATGATAAAAACAGTTCACATAATGCAACTTTAAATTCACTGGACCATGCAAGGATACAAAATATAAAGACAGAAG GCGAAGATGAAGTTGATTTTGCCTCAAAACCGGTTTCATGTAATAGTGAAGATCCTTTAGGAACA acacatttttcaaaaagtgGATCAAGAAAAGATATGAAGCCAATGTTCTCAGCAATgcataaagtaaaaagaaaagaTCAG GGAGAAGATGAACATGATAGTGCACGGTCAAACAACAAG TCCAAAAGAAAGTCTGCCCTTGATAGTTCATCGGAGGAAGATGAAAAAGAAACTGAG AATCGCAAACCGGTACCAGCTCCACGTATTCAAGAAAAACCAAAGAAGATTCCAAGtgaagaggaggaggaggatGAAGAGGACGGTGAAGAGGATGATGACAGTGAAGAAGAAGATGACAGTGAAGAAGAAGacagtgatgatgatgaggaagaGGAAAAAG caGCTAAAGTGAACAAACAACCAGTTAAAATGCAACAAAGTCCAGCGGTAAAACCGCGAACAATTCCACCTATAAAGAGTACTCATGAAAAGTCAAAGACAAATGGAAATGTACCAAAGCCGGCTCCAAGACCATTAAGGAAACCACAACCAAAAGAAGAGAGCGAGGAGGACGAGAGCGAGGAGGAGGAAGAtgaagaagaagatgatgatgatgaagaggatgatgatgaggaaAGTGACGAAGATGAAGGCAAAATCACTAAAAATAAACCAGCAGTACAAGCTGATTCAAAGAAAAATGGAAAACAAACAGGGAAAATGATCAAGAAAGATGAAGAAGAGGATGATGAAGTTGAAGAggatgatgaagaagatgatgatgaagatgaagaggatgatgaagaagatgaggatgatgatgaggatgaagAAGAAG atacaaaatcaaAAGGAAAACAAGTCAAGAAAAAAGATACTGAGGAGGAAAATACAGATCCACCAGCtaag tcTTGGCAATTCTGGAAAAAGAAAGGAAAAGAAACAGAAGCGGAGAgtaaaaagaaagaagaaagtaaaaaaaaacaggaagaAGAAgctaaacaaaagaaaattcaAGAAGAAAaggagaaaaagaaaaaagaggCAGAAAAGagtaagaaaaaaaatgcaGCCAAAaaagatgatgacgatgatgaagaGAATGAGGATGATGTTGAAGAAGAACCGAAGGATGGAAAGAAAACGAAAGAATCACCTGGAAACCAGCAAAAGTCAAAGGCATgtgttatattataa